The segment TCCAGAGGATAATGagaatatttcaatctttcaaaatctaattttctttattctttgagTATTCAAATCTCATTTTACTAGatttacttaaattttttttttttaattttgattttgattagtCATGAACTAAATGTATTGGAGAATATGAATATTTCTGTTTCATTCCTAtccattttaattttgattcagaCTTCAATGCCGGTCTTGATTGTGAGCCAAATGCATCTTAAATGGACTAAAAGGAGGAATAAATATACGCTGGGAAGCAAGTGCCTTAAAAAAAATGTGTTATTAACACAAGTCATGTTAGTACCCTCGTTTTTCAGAGCCTATGCGTAATATAATTTGATAGAGgggtttatatataaaaatatctcCTGTTTCTACTGCTACTCCACGTAGGCCGAGCCAGCGTTTCTGGCGGCGCGAACTTTCTCGTTTCAGCCCTATCCAGATCTCTCCACGTATAAACCCTCCAACCCATTCTCCGGGGGGGGACCCAAACTTTCGACCGAGCAAACCAACGAAGCGCCATGAGTCGCGGCACCGGAGCCGGTTATGATCGGCACATCACCATCTTCTCCCCCGAGGGCCGGCTCTACCAAGTCGGTAAGCCCTAGGGTTTTCGATTGCTTTCCATCTCCGATCACATCTCATTCAGATCCCTCTAGTTCACAACTGGACCAGTGGTGGATCATTCTAGGTTTTGATTTCCGTTCTTGTTTCCATAGGAAAAATAGATTGGGTTTTTGAACATCACGTATTTGTTTCCGGTGATTGAAACAGAATATGCGTTTAAAGCCGTGAAGGCTACTGGGATCACGTCGATCGGAGTCCGAGGGAAGGACTCCGTGTGCGTCGTCACTCAGAAGAAGGTCCCGGTGCGTAATTTCTTTGCCTGATTCTCATAATCTTGGTTGCTATCGTTCCGTTTCGTTTGGGATTGGTCATGGAAAACCGAATGTAGGACAAGCTATTGGATCAGACGAGCGTCACGCATCTCTTTCCGATCACTAAGTACCTCGGACTGTTAGCAACTGGGATGACAGGTAGTGAATCATGGTGTTGATTTCTGATATTTGGTAGTGTTTGTGTTTGTTGGTATTCTGAGTTACTCGTAAATACTGATTAGAAAGACATTAAACTGCTATACTCGCAAAccatagatttgaaataataatcGCACCTCTGCATTGATATTGTCCTATCCTTTTTtgttaaaatttttcattgcacCGAGATTCTAgcatctttttattatttttttccttgacATTGTCATCAATGAAAACTCTGCACCTCGGTGTGTAGATGGTACACTGACCCAGTGGCGAACCAGCTTCTTGACATGCCATTGTCTCACCCTCATCTTTTAAAGGAAGAATGTACAGACCACAATTATAATGCCCAAAATAAAACTACGTAGAAAAAGGGAAGTAAGAGGAAGGAAAACCTTAAAAGTATGACCCCATTGAAAGATATGCAATTGGAAGGAAGGTGGTTAGATGCTTATTTGCCTCCTTGACTTAGCAAATGAGTATGATTGTGATGTAAGTCTAAAAGAATGCACAAGGGTAAATGCATTGGAGATTAATGAAATACTAGTTCTGTTCTTCAAATAAAATTGCAGTTGGGTTTTATTAAACTAGCTTATTTGATTAGATATTGAAAATGAGAAAATGCTAAACAATTGCAGGAGAATTGCTTGCACCAATTCATCTATGTAAATAAAGGTGGTATTACAAGATTGTACTCACTCTCGTGGAATTCAACTTATAACTTATAAGCCACTTTAGATAATTATGGAAGACGGTGATGGAGATGTATTAAAGACATGATATTATTATCTTAGCAAGATGAGTTCCTACATTCCAAcgttaaaaaataaatccatgtggTGATGTCTATTGACTCAAATCAACTCTTTATGATCTTCAGCATGGGTTGTTTATATCTTTCTGTTCATTTCAGTTTGTGTGGCAGTTGATGGAAAGTTATGTCATGGTGATGTATGTTAAGAATATTCTCACATTCTTAGTGGCTTTATGGATAGGCTTTTCTAATTAGCAGTGCtaatatctgaattttttgactATTCTAGCTGATGCAAGGTCTTTAGTCCATCAAGCCAGGAATGAAGCAGCTGAGTTTCATTTCAAATGGGGATATGAGATGCCTGTGGATGTATTAGCCAAGTGGTATTATTTTGGTGCATAATATCATTATATTTCTGATGGCAACTGTCGATCAAATTAGAATAACATGACCTTTTTCTTTTAGCTTCTTTTAGCAATATAAATTCAACTTCTATAAAAGTGATTCATGTGCACTATATTCTTTGGAAAACAATGTGTTCTGGCTTCCAGTGACTTTTTGCAAAGTTATATATTAGATGTGTAAGAGTTTTCTCTATTTCTTGTGCATGCTTTGGCAGCAACGTTTTATGCTACTTATTTGTGTTTTATCTAGGAACACCTTTCTCGTGAAAATGGTGCAGTTATCTGCCAATCTTTGAAGCACATATATTCCATAAGTGTTACTGAGTTCTTCAATGTTAGTATCGGCATACATAACGGATAAAGTCTGAGAATTAATTTCTGTTGAAATATGTGTATATAAGAATCTTGATGTACTTATCCAGAACAATCTGGAGTCAATTGACATAAATGTTGATATATGAAAATGTTTGCTAAGGTCTGAGTTATGATGCTTTTAGAAAAAGCTATGGAAAATGGAGATCCGAGTGTATCAAGCTATCTATTTTTCTTCACAAAATCCTGAGGGGTTAAGAAACATGGGCTAGAGAGGATTAATCCTTAACTCTTATATAGTGTTCAGAGAGATTATCAAAGTGACTTAAGACAAAGTTAATCTTCCATGAGATAGTTCAGGTGAGTTGTCAGGTCCTCCTCTATCGAATATTCTTCCTTGGAGGTGGTGAGGAGTGAATGATGATGTGATCTTTAATATCATCATGTGTATCACTTGCTGTTATTTTTACTCAAGTTATTCATCTTTAGCATCATTCAATGTTTTTCAGTTAAGTCAATTGCTGCTTAGTTCTGACCTGGGTCTTGTCTAAAAAAGTAGGAAGGTTTGTTTGTTCATAAGCATTATAATATCGATTTCTGCGTGTGGAGGCTCTTGGATTGTGCATTGTGAAGGAAAATTCTTAATTTGCATATATAAGTGAGCCTTTTGTCATAGTAAACCCAAATTTTTCCATGCCTGACTCGCTGTAGAAGTACTAAGCCTTCCATTCATCTTTTTTAAGGTCACTATGAGAATCTACGAGTCCCTTTTGTTTGAGATAATGTTTAATGCAATTTCCTACTTCATCCTTTTCTTTGTAAAAGATGTCATGGATAATAATCTGGTACCAAAGTATGCAAATTTGGTTATCATTTCTTATTTTGGATTGAATATATGCCACCAAATGCGACCTTTATCCCATGCATGGtttcttaaaaataataacttTGATTTGTAACTTTTGTACCTATGTTAAACCTATAGAATCTGAGTAAGCTGCTGAAGAATGAAGCTTGAGCTATGTTTTTACACAGTTTGCAAACATCCAGATGTTGGATTTTATGTCATGTCAGTTTCTACTAAGAGTATCTAGCTATTAAGAATAAAAAGAATGATCCTGCCCTCCCTATTTCCATATCTATGGAAGTTTACatgcttttttgtttttcttaagACAATTATCAATAGCCTTGTATCTTATATACTGCAATATATGTACAGGATAGCTGACAAATCTCAAATATATACCCAGCATGCCTATATGAGGCCTCTTGGATTAGGTCAGTTTCTGAAATATCATTTCTAAGCCTGTAAAGATTCAATGGATTCAATGAAACATGATTTGTTCATCTGAACTATGATGTTTACTATATCATTTCTGTACAATGCATTCATGCCTGCATGATCTGTACATTTCTGTAATCTATTCACATTACTATACTCTCTTGCTCTttaccttcttcttctcttctcttctcctcctttctcatTTTCTGTTTACCACTTCCCTTTGGATTATGAAGTTGCTATGATCTTGGGTATTGATGAAGAGAAAGGACCTCAACTCTTAAAATGTGACCCAGCTGGACATTTCTTTGGACACAAGGTATGTTAAGCTTTGTGAACTGCATCTTTGCCTTTATGTCTTCATGCCAGATATGTTTGTTAGGGGATGACTGCAACatttttatgataaaagattGAAAAATGATTATTGGAATAGGGGGCATGGATGCGATTTGAATGAATGGAGAGGGTGTTATTCAGAAATTGAACCCTATCACCATTGATTAGGCTTATTGGCCGATGGTCATGAAGATGAGTTGCAGCTTTGGTTATTATTCATGTTGTTCCATCATTAGCTGACTTGTATCAGAGGCAGAGATTCAGCTATATCTTTTGAAACTTTTATCTGATTTATATCATGGTTATGCCTTGATCATGAGGGTGAGCCATAGCGCATCTGTAAGGTTGCTCCATTGTAACCTGGAGGTCATGGGTTTGAAACATGAAAATAGCTCTCTGCATATAGGGATAACACTATATACATCTAACCCTCCCCAGAGCCTGCAATAGCAGAAGCTGTGTGAACCGCGTCACCCTTTTAGTTATTCCCCGTTCATGTCATCTTCTGGCATATGCATAGTACAGAAAATTTTGAGAGTTTATGGCTCCTTTCTGAACTATCTGGTAACTGAACTAAGTTACCTGATTGGTGTAGAGTATTTATTAAAACATGTATGAGTGCACAGCCCATTACCTAGTTTTCAGGAGAAATTGAGTAttctttctaatgaattttttgGATGCATGTTGACAATGGTTTTAGACATTCTTCTGATCTTATACTCTGCCAGTGTAGTCATAAGCATGTGAAGATGAAGGCAAAACTTGATATGCTATCATCAGGGTATGAGTTAACAGACGGTAACGTTTGCTTAATGATAACTGCTTTGCTTTGTGGGATATTGAAGGGACGGTAATGTTTGCTTAATGATAACTGCTTTGCTTTGTGGGATATTGAAGGACCTGCTGATGATTTTCGTGTATCTGGTGCTAAGTAGGCCTGTCAGGCCTAATGAGCTCTAGTCATAGAGCGAGTATAGAGCAGCTGTGCCGGAACTGAAATTATCAGTACCCTTATCTCTAGATATAATTTAATTGCTGCCTCTCAAATGCTATTACACTTGTTTTAGATTATCtgtaaaattcatgcttcatctgGTTAGCGATAAGCTCTGACTTCTTTAGATGTCATTTATTTTATCAGAGGAAATGCTGACGATTTCTTCTTCATTTGTTAATTTATCTATTCAAGTAATACGCTATGTTGCTAACTGGCTTTCCATGATCCTTCATATTCATACAAGCATTTAACTAGTACTTTTGTAGAATGATGTCTGCTTATGTTTGTTTTTAGGCGAGTTATTTTTATTGTGAATGCAGGTGCTTGATTCGTGTCCTCTTAGTCTTCTGTAGTTAACCTTTTCTTTCAGATTTGAGCTTCAGTTTTTATTACAACTGTCACACTTTCCTATAATATTGTTTCAGGCAACGAGTGCTGGCGTGAAAGAGCAAGAAGCAATCAACTTCTtggagaagaaaatgaagaatgaTCCTAAATTCTCGTATGGGGAAACTGTGCAGGTAAATAAATTTGCATGTATTTAACATTTGATGCATGTGGTAGATCTAGATTCAGATTAACTATCAGTTTGACAAACTTTCCTGCTGAGGGACAAATATGACTTTCCAAGTGACATGTCCTTTTTCTGATTTTGTGGATCCTTACTCTGCTTGAATCCTAGAAGTAATAAACCATGGGTTCATTTTCATGTCTATATGGAACTACCATTGACTCTGTTCCATCAGCACATGGAAAAATGCAATTTTTCAGCTGTTATGATTTTTTGAAATTTCCTTGTGAAGTTGAATTATGCAGTAATATCATCACTTTTTCTTGGGAGATGGTTCACATTGCTATGATTTCTCCCTTAACTTACTACATCATTgtatagagtttttatttttttaatctcattTGTGATTCCTTTTTCTAATTATTCTTTTGTATATTCATATATTATTAATCAATGCAAAGAATTCTGACTGTAAAACACCTATCTCTGTACATCTGAATTGATAATTGTAGTTTTGTCTGGTTTCATGTTTTCTTGCCTTTTGATTATTGTAGACTGCAATATCTGCTCTGCAATCAGTTATCCAGGAGGATTTCAAGGCCACTGAGATTGAGGTAATGTTTCTTCAAGGATCATGACTTCTCGTTAGACCAAAATTTTAGCATGTATAAGGTTTGAGAATGTCTAGGCACAGTTGAGCCTGACTAGGATTGCAAACAGGTTGGCTTTACCTGAGATTCAACATGTATCTCATTCCAACCCATATGAACATTTTGGGTTGGTTTGGCTCTGAACTGTTTGGAACATCCATGTTGTGGCCCAATCTAACCCAACCGAATTATATATAAAACCAATAGCATTTTTCTCCAAAATAAGAATAGCAAATTTAGCTGCAAGAAACTCAATACTTTATCATATATGCCAAATTCTTTCATGAAGAGACGTTGTAGCGGACGATAGGTATGCCCAGGCTGGTCAGATTTGACATTAGAAAATAATTAACTTGAATGGTGTGGTTGGATACCCACCCATCTCATCCAGTGCATCTCTTGCATGTGAGAATTGTTCAGAACTTGCAAATGTATATACTATCAAGATATCTTGCTCCAACTAAATGGGTGATTTTTGGTATCCTGAAATTCTCTACATTGCAGGGTTGTGTCATCCACCCCATCCTTTAACCCTTCTCTTGCTGTTTTGGCCATAAGGAGATATTTCATGGATAACATTCTCAAACATCCGTATTGCAAATTTGTCTTAATTTATAAGCATTACAGAAGTCCAATTGCACAGCTAAATAAATCTTTTTTTGGGAGATTGAACTCCTTGGGCTGTGGATTAGCAGACTTTGGGATCTTAAATTTTTGTACCATTTGCTAGAACTCTACAATAGGGATGGCAAAAGAATTTCTGTTTCAGATCTTGGTCAGACAGCATCCTATGATTATGGCCGTTTGTCTAACATGCATTTGACCCAAATAGAGAATTTGGACGAGATGGAGTATTCGAAACTGAACACACTTCAATTTGGTCAACCTGGACCTGGCCCAGCTGGACCAATCCGAGTAGTGATTGGCTGGAGATGGTGCTATGCATTGTTAGGGTTTGGGGAGAGTCAAATGGAGCACCAAAGTTGCAGTGGAAGGGTTAATGTGCTCATAAGATTAGGGTTGGAGAAAGAAGTGGGCAAGTGACTAGTCATTTGAGGGAGTAATAGAGTGGAATATTGGAGGGGGCAGTGGGCCAGTGGGATTCGGGTTAGGGTTGGAGAGCGAGAGAGAGGGTCACGTGGTGGTGGTTGGTCATCAAGAGGAATGTTATTCATTGATGGGCCAGTGAGATAGGCCAATTGATAGAGAGATTGTGAATAGGAAAAACCTCTAACCTGGACCTGGATCCGGACCCAGTATTAAATTGGACAAAGATTTTTGCCCGGACCTGGTTTCTGAATGAGGGATATCTTGTCTAGGCAATTTTTTCTGGCTTGGACCATGATGGTCAGTCAGGCTGGACAAATTGTCGCCCCCTACTCTTTGTTATTTTGTCTTTTACCTTATAAGTTTTTTATTTATAACCAGTTCTTCTAACACCGAACTCTTCTCTCAAAACCAGTGTTCTAACggtcagttttattttttttaacaaaaattaatGCTTCACCTTGTAATTCGTCCCTAAAAAGAACAAATATAAAGATATAGGGTACAATTTTGATTTAGACCAACCATACTTGACCCGGTATTCCTATTGGATTTGAAAGAT is part of the Elaeis guineensis isolate ETL-2024a chromosome 15, EG11, whole genome shotgun sequence genome and harbors:
- the LOC105058614 gene encoding proteasome subunit alpha type-6 → MSRGTGAGYDRHITIFSPEGRLYQVEYAFKAVKATGITSIGVRGKDSVCVVTQKKVPDKLLDQTSVTHLFPITKYLGLLATGMTADARSLVHQARNEAAEFHFKWGYEMPVDVLAKWIADKSQIYTQHAYMRPLGLVAMILGIDEEKGPQLLKCDPAGHFFGHKATSAGVKEQEAINFLEKKMKNDPKFSYGETVQTAISALQSVIQEDFKATEIEVGVVRTKDPVFRVLSTEEIDEHLTAISERD